The DNA window CAATATAGTATAATGGTCAGCGCTCTCCAATCTACGGAGTTTTTGTCCTAAGGAGCGAGAGACCTCTAGGGTAAGTCCGAATATCATGTAACCTATTGCATCTAAACGATGATATCGCCTGCTTTGACCTCTTCTAACTGGTCCTCCTTTGTCCCCTGATCTGACCTCGATCCACGGTTGAATCCGCCCCTGTCTCTTCCTGCCTGCCGATCCTCTTGTCTACCATCCCGACAGGGATTCTCATGTCATTACATCTCTGCTAGAGTCATTACATGGACCAGTTGGTCGTTACATTGTCATGACACGGAGATGCACAGAGGACGCCATGCGCCTGAAACTGACCCAGAAGACCCTAGATAAGAATCGCTCTCACGCAGCGTCATCCAAGAAGGCAACCTATCTCTGGGATACCGAGCTTGCGGGCTTCGGAGCCTACGTGACTGCTACAGGGGATGTCTCATTTCTCGTCCAAAAGTGGGCAGGTGGTCGAGGGGGAAAAGCTATTCGCTATGTCATCGGGAAGACCAAGAACGGAATGACGCTCGATGAGGCAAGGACCCTCGCCAAAACTCACATCGGGGATATCGCGAAGGGGGCTAATCCCATCGATATCCGACGACAGGCCCGAAGGGAGACCAGAGACAGGTTGAACGGGATGAAGGTCTCTGAGGCACTGGATCTCTTCATTCCTGACCCTGACAGCGATCCCCGCAAGAACTCTCTCCCGTCCCGCTACAAGACGGAAGCCAAGAGCGCTATGAAGCAGGCTTTCGAAGCCGAGGGGTTGCTTAAATCCGCTGTCACTGAGATCGCGAAGGCCGATATCCGAAAGATGCTTACTAGGAAGTCAGACCGACCGGCAGCGGCCAGGAATCTCTTTGCTGCCCTTCGCCCCTTCTTCCGTTACTGCGTCGAGCAGGAGATAATCACGGTCTCGCCTATGGCTGAGATGTCGTCTCCGTCTCCGGTTTCTTCGAGAGACAGGCTCCTATCATCGGACGAGATCAAAGCATTCTGGAAGGCGACAGGCGAACTCTCTGATACGTGGCGTCGGTTCTATCGTCTTCTCTTGCTCACCGGGCAACGGAGAGAGGAAGTCGCCGGGATTAGATGGGAGGAAATCGACCTCGACCAGAAGACTTGGACCATTCCAGCCGAGAGAGCGAAGAACGGAAAAGCCCATGTCGTCCACCTCTCGGACGAGGCAATGAGCGAACTGCCTAAAGCCCCTGAGGGCAAAGGAACCGGCTATGTCCTTCCGGGAGCAAGGGGAGAAAGCCATATCTCCGGCTACTCGAAGATGAAGCGGGCGCTAGACGATGAAATGAAGAAGCATCTGGCGGACAACTTCTCACCGTGGCGTATCCATGACCTCAGGCGGACAATGGCGTCTGGTCTGGCAGAGATGGGATTTCCGACCGATGTTGCCGACAGGCTCTTGAATCACGTCTCGGGGTCCCGCTCGGGCATCAAGGGCGTGTATCAGCGGTACGAGTTCCTGAAAGAGCGGAAAGAGGCTATCGAAGCTTGGGCCGAGAGGGTTCGAGAGATAGTCTCCGACAAAGTAGAAAATCCTGAGGCTGAGGCAGCGTAGGGAGACGGGATCATGGAGAGGGATTTTGTTTTACCGGTAGTGATTGCCCGTCTTGTTCAGGCGCGCAACGCTCTAAGGCAACATTTCGCCAGCACTGATTTGACCTTCACGTTCGACGGCAAGCTTGTCGGTGACATAGGCGAGGCAATTGCAGCAGAACTCTTCGGAGTGAAACCAATCGGGAGGGGAGCGGGCATAGATGGCAGAGCGCCAGATGGCCGGACTGTTCAGGTTAAGGCGACAGGTACAAGACGTGGTCCCGCATTTAACGGGCTCAGTCCAAAAGCTAACCATCTACTGTTCTTTGAGCTTGATTTTGACGCGCTGAGGGGAACGGTGATTTTCAACGGGCCTGAGAATATAGCACGTAAGGTTTTTCCACAAAGTTGGATTGGGTCCCGCGCAATTACGAGGCGGCAAATACTGGCTGCGGATGGATTGGTTAAAAATCAGGACAGGCTCCCTAGAATTGCCTAACGCCAAAAAATCAAAATGCATCTCTATGAAAAAGGTATCACTTCAGCAGAATCGAGCTTATTCGCGCTAAAATGAGGTGCTCACTGGATAAATCTTGACATGTCTTTAGGAACTCAATCGAATTGCCTCGAGAATCGGTCTCGATCCGGCGATTAACATTATTGGAAACTGTGACCTTAAAGGAGGATAGTTCGTATTTGTCTTGATCAAAAAGAAGTTTTAGTGCTGCGAGCACAAATACAGTGCCGTTTATTTCGAACGATTCTCTTTCTTCTTGCGTGAAGCGTTTAGCATTTTTCATCCGAAGATACGTTGTGCCGCATTCGGTTAAGAGCGTGGCGATTTCGGTTCGCTTGCGCAGCCATTCGGAGAGTGCCATCTGTTCCGAAAGCGGAGCCGACACGATCACCTTCACCAAGCGGATGGCCGCCGCGTCGAGTTCATTAGAATCAAGCTTAGCGTTTTCATCAGCGGAGACTTGGGCAGGCAATGCCGCCGCTAGGAACATCACGGCACCCGCAAGATGCGCGACCAATCTTTGTTGCGGTCGTATAATGCTCATTGCATACCTCTCGTCGATAAAATTCTCCAGTCTCTCGTCTATCACTGCAACATTAACAAGGTTGCTTCGTCACTCTGGTCTGAAGTAGCTCGTGAGACGGAAAAGCCCTGCTAGGCGAGCCTCTTGTTAGGTCATTAGTGGTGCAGATGTCGCTATCCGTCAGCTTGCGCTCTGGATTTTAGCCTGTTTGCTTCTGTATGCGGGAGAGTCTTGCTGTACCCAAGGACCTATGAATTTCATTTCATATCAATACCTCAACAGATTTACATTTATATTACTCTTGACTTTTACTTAAAAATATGGTATAATGTGTTGTAGGATAGTGAAAATTTAAGAGTTTTATAATTCTTATTTTCATTCCTTCGTTATGACCTCGGAGAGGTCGCAAGAGCCTTCGGGCACTCTCATTTAAGCATCGTTTGAACGTCTTGGCCGGGCTGACCGGTTCCAAGAGGGTATATTATTGAAAGGAGTATTACTTTGGCAAAGAATGCATTTGAGCCGACATTTAATCCACCTAGACCGCCTTCGTCTACGAGCGGTTCCTTTGGTGAACTTGTCGAGGGGTTTTCCGAACCCGTCACCTATCATCATCACCACCACGGGAATATCTTCGGAGACCTCGACGAGGATGGAGCTAGGGCGGAAATCCATCAACCTCCAATCTGGACGTCCGAGCCCGAACTAGAACCGTTGCCCGACGATTTCCGGGAGCTTTCCACCGAAGAAGCCGTGTTCGTCGGAAAGGAAATCTTCCGTTACACTCTGATTTGGATGGGTGACGGTGAAGAGCGAAGATACGTCAAGATCGTCAAAGACGAGTTCTCCCTTTACTCATTGAAGTTTGGAGCGAGGGAAAAATCCGGGAAGATCATTGATGTCCCGGCACCGGGGAAATTGAACGGGAGCTTTACCGATATCAACCGGGTCAACTCTGTTCTGGATGCATACTGCGAAGATAAAAAAATTCCTCTAGAGATTTCCCACATTTCAGCAGATGGAAGTAAGAGAATTCGCGTTAACCCGCGAGCGTTAAGATAAGTGAACAATATTAGGAGTAGTTATGAATAAGTTTGATACAAATTTTGAAGAAATCAGCGATGACATTTTTTCGCCTCTCGAAGACCCCTTTAAACGGGATGAAGGGATTGAAACTCAGGAAGCAGGACAATCTGTTCCATTGCAGTCCTCGCAATCCGTTTGGGCGCGAAGGAAACAGCAGGCGGGGATTGATCCTATCATCAAGCATCGTCTTCGGGAGATTGAGAAGTCCAGCGAGCCGGACGATGTAAAGAGGGAGCGGCTAACGAGGCTCGCCAAGGAACTCGCTGACAGCCGGAATCTACTGGTCGGAACCCATGCGGCTAGGTCGAGAGGCTGGGGCACCGGAGGTGACGACAAATGAAGGCGCGTAGTGTTCGTATCCTAGAAGGCTCCGCCGTCGCTGTACCTCTCGCTCGGGATGGCCGACAGGAGGCAATTCTTGATCTTTCTGACTACAACGAACTCATCGCCCTTGGTGTCTATCCGAACTGGCAGCTTCGCGGCGGGAATGTCGGTTCCCGTGGTCCGAACGGGATCAAAGTCCTTATCGCCAGAGTCCTGACAGATGCCAAGCCCGGACAACGTGTCGTCTATAGGGATGGCAACAAGCTGAATCTCCGCCGGGGGAATCTGTCAGTCTTGGACGGAGGGTTCTCGATCAATCACGACAAGGCTTTGCTGTCTACCGCTGCATAGTGGTTGATTTTGAAGCCGATTTCGGGAGGGGTGGCACCTAACTACCCCTTTCCCGGATTTTGATTTTTAAGCCATAAATTTTCCAATAGAATCAACATATTATGAGAGACGTTTTTATGAAATCAACCAATCTACCATTGCCTATTTTGGGCAAATCCCGTCAGCGCCAAAGAACGGAAAGGAAGGCGCTCGATCTTTTGGACGCAAACGTAAAGCTACCTCCGCTCAGAAGGCGTCACCTACGGGACAGAATCCGTTCTGCGAAGCAGCCGCTTCGTGAGGCTCAGAAGATCACCTGTGAGGTTCTTCTTCCCGCCCGCGATGAAGCCGCCGCGCTCGATCACTCCGATGTCCAAGAATTGAGGGTTCGGCTAATTCGCCGGGATTTCACCCTCTGCTCTGAGCAAGAATGCTGGCTCGATAAGCTCGACAGGCGAATTGCTGACGGGACTATGACGCGGGCTGAATTTGAGAACGAGGGTGCATCGCTCCTGTCGATGGAGAATTCGCTGCCGTTTTCGCACCGCAAGGCTGAGTACGAGTATCAGCGGGTGATGGCATGACGGAGATAATCCGCCTGAACCCGGCATGGGGGGTCGTCTACGAAGATGGCTCCCCGTCCCCATACGTTGTCATGAGGCTGAATATCGAAATGCCGAAATCGTACTCGGCGGGGACCTTCAACCACGATGCCTACAAGCACAATCCAGTCTCGGTAGCGAAGGTCTATAGGCGATATCCGTCTGTTCCTGATTTGCTAGACGAGATGCGAGACAGATTCGGAAAGATCGACCCGGAGGCTTGGAGGGCTGTTCTTGCGCTGCGTCCAAGGGCAGGAAGCGATACAGCGGGAGACGATGGGGGGTTCCAAGTGCCTGACGGGCCGGTCCGTATCGGCATTCCTCATTGGCTGTAACGAGCGGCATTTTCGCAGCCTTGACACTCCGCTGTCGAGCTCCTACTTTTCGGGTTTGGGAGCGAATTTCGTGGGTGCCGCCCAGCACCAGCGTCTTAGGTGGCGCAGAGCCGATAGAGCTAGGCTCAAAGAAACCCCTTTCAGATCGATCATAATAGTCCGGCCCGTTGGTCCGTACTGCCATTGGTTGCCGTGGTTCTGCCTTCTGGCGGAGCCAAGCGGATTCTATTTTTCAGAAAGACGAAGATGAAGACCATTTCAGCATTTGAAGAGATTGAGAAGGCTCTGGGAGGCATTCCAGTTGAAGCAGAAGTTCCCGTAGTTGTAGCAATTCCGGAATCGTTAGCTTCTGTCTGTCCACCTCTCCATGAGCGAGCTTTCAAGCAGACGGAAGACCTCTTTAGAGACTGGGAACACGATCCTAACGGCGAGCAGCGCTTAGCACTCTCGATGATCGCCGAAATCTATGAGGCAATGGCGACAGGTGAGCTACCCCCGGCATACTATCTGTCGTCATTAGCTCCCGGCATGGGCAAGACCACGACCATCATTCAAAGCACGAGAGAACTTCTAAGGGACGAAGCTTTCCGAGACGTGGGCGTAATCATCTTTCTGTCTCGGCTGGCTGAGATTGAGACGCTTATATCTCTTATGGGTTTGAGGCGGGATGACGTGGGCGTCCTTACGTCGAACCTTGAGATCAACGCTCTAGGGCGTGATGATCCTACCAACGCCTCTGTCCTCTTTACCACACAGCAAAAGCTAGAATCCTTCGCGAAGGGCAACGGTGTGGACGAGCGGCCAGTCTTCGCGGATATGAAGGAATTCCACTACAATGGCAGGCCCCGTGCGGTTCGGATATGGGATGAGACTACGACTCCATCCGTCGCACATACACTCACAAGGCGCGGACTTCTGAGCCTCACCGAGGAGATCGAGCGACATCTAAACGACAAGGCCCTCGCGGACTTGACCGAAGAGTTTGCTACCAGTCTCCGGACGTTCGAAGGCAACCGAATCCAGATGCCGGACATCGATAAGAGCGGACTGACGCTGAACGATTTTAAGTCGAGGTTCTCGGACAGCAATCAAGAGAAGGCCGGGACCTATTGGTGGCTTTCGGGACGGGAAGTCCGTGTTCATCGTGACAACCACAGCGGCAATGTGACGCTCGGGTGGGACCCGCTCTATCCGAGTGATCTTGCGCCCATGCTGATTCTCGACGCCAGCGGAGGGCTTCGGCAAACATATCGCTTCTGGAAGGCACGTGGTGATCTAAAGGAACTGCCGCAGCCGCCTAAGCTCTATCCTGGCCTTGTGATCCATCATTGGGACAAGGGGGCGGGGAAAGGACAACATCGCAAACCAGAGACGATGAACGTCATAGCCGATGGCGTCATGAAGATGCTTTCCGAGATTCCGACAGACGAAGATATCTTGATCGTTCATCATCAAAAGCAGCCGGGGAAGAACAGTCCGGATATGAGGAAAACGCTTGAGAGGCGCATCCCGACAGATAGGGCTTCGAAGGTCCGCTTCTGCAATTGGGGACGACATAGCGCGACGAATGAATTCAAGGATTGTCGATATGTCATCCTCGCTGGAATCCTACACTACGACTCCGCGAGCTACGAGGCTATGGGGCGGGGAGCCAAGGCCCTTTCGGTCGATGACGAGTTCTCGAAGGAGGATGTGAAGGCCATCCAGCTAGGCGAAATTTCACACCATATCTTTCAAGCTGCCGGACGCGGGGCTATTAGGAAGACGGTCAAGGGCGAATGCCCTGACGGATGCCACCTATACGTCATCTTCGCCACCCGCTCGGATACTGGTGTCCCTCAGGGGCAGCTTCTTGAGATTTTCCCCGGAGCAACGGTCGAGGATTGGTATCCAGATGGGAAAACCTCGAAGGATAGGCTGAGGGGGAAGGTCCGAGAGGCCGTTGAGTTTATCACCAACGCAGTAGCAGCTTCCGGTAGCGTCACGACGACAGAGGTCCGAGAGGCACTAGGGATGGATCGCGGGAACTTCAACAACAACGTATTAAACCATCCCGATTTCGACCCAGCATTAAAGGCAAAGTGGATCATGTACGAACCCGGCAGCGGAAGGAGACCGGGAAGATTCTGGCAACCCCATGAGGCTGCTGTAATGTAGTGATCGGAACGGAACCATAAACTTTGTTGCTTATGGGAGACGGTTAAAGAATTTGAGATTTAATGTAGTGATCTTACTATATAGCCCTATGGTGACTTCACTACACAAACTATGACTGGCATGGCCTTCGGCCACCTTACGGCCAGAAAAGTCCGTAGGAGCCATTGGTCTGTAGAGACTCATAGAAGCCAAGTGTTCCACCTTTCGACCGTAGTTCTCCCTACGGCTCCATTGGCCGAATCCAGCCCGGCCAGATTCATTGAGTTCGGGACCCTTGGTCGTGGAAGCCTTGCTTCAAGAAGAGCACACTTGGTTTCGACAACAATCTAAGGGGTTCGGGCTGAAAGAACCCGGCTCAGGTATCCCGCCCGTGGATTCAGATAGCCGTCCTCTCTTCGCTCGTACGATTCCTCTCAACCCTATTCAGTCTTCATCTAGCCAAAGGATGCGGGCTGTACGGTCGTGAGTTCAGCCAGCAAAAGTATCCGGCTCTAGGACAATGCCAGTTGAACCACTTCGGGCTTAGGGTCGTCCTGCTGGCAGTATCGTCCCGGAGGGACATAACTCCGCTGAGAGCTTCTAGCTCATCCCCGGATTCCAGAATTTCCACGAGAAAATTTCTCCGGGTAATACCTTTATTCGAAGGGGAGGGGTGTCCCCCTTGGTAGGGGGTCCCGGTGGGGTACTCGCGCGGCGACGGACACTCAAGGGACCAGCCCGTGGTGTTATGCCCCTCCTTGCCTAGCCGTCGGTTGACGAGCGAAGGGAGAAACCATTAGACGCACCGCGTCATCGTCCCGGAGGGACATAACTTCGCTAACGCTCGTTAGCTGAGAGCTTCTAGCTCATTCAGCCGAAGGCTTCATTAGACGCACCGCGTCATTACTGCGTCATTACAGGAGAAGACTTTTGGTCTCACCCGCTAAGCAGCAGAAGAAAAATACAAAACGATTTCAGAGAGTTAAATGGTGCCCCCGGCAGGACTCGAACCCGCGACCCCCTGATTACAAATCAGGTGCTCTACCAACTGAGCTACAAGGGCATGGCAAAGGGGAATAGCACAATCGGTCCGCAAGTAAAACGGCTTCTCGCCGTATCGGGCGGTCGCCGAGCGCCTTTGCAGAGGCGGGTGGGCGTGCTACCGGTTTGCCCTCCTTCCGCAACGGGAAGAATGCCGCATGAACACGTCCTCGTCGCTCGCCCTCGCTTTCCTCTCGACCGAGACGGAAGATGCGGCGCAGGCGGCCGCCCGCCTCTCCGCGCTATACGGCCAGGAACGGCCGGAGAATGCCGATGTGATCGTCGCTCTGGGCGGCGACGGCTTCATGCTGCAGACGCTGCGCGAGACCATGGGGACCGGCAAGAAGGTCTACGGCATGAACCGGGGTACCGTCGGCTTCCTGATGAACGAATATCGCGAGGAGGGGCTGCGCGAGCGCATCGCGGAGGCGGTCCCGGAACTTATCCGCCCTTTGGAGATGATCGCCGTCGACCATGAGAGCACGACCTCCAAAGCGCTGGCGATCAACGAGGTGTCGCTCCTGCGTCAGTCCTACCAGGCGGCCAAGCTCCGCATCGCCATCGACGGCCAGGTGCGGCTCGACGAGTTGATCTGCGACGGCATCATGGTCGCCACGCCGGTAGGATCGACGGCCTATAATCTGTCCGCGCACGGCCCGATCCTGCCGCTCGACGCCCCGCTCCTCGCGCTGACGCCGGTGAGCCCCTTCCGCCCGAGGCGCTGGCGCGGGGCACTCCTGCCCAACCGATCGACGGTGGAATTCGCCATTCTCGAACCTGACAAGCGGCCCGTTAACGCAGTGGCCGACAATACGGAAATCAAGTCGGTGCGGACGGTCACCATACGCGAATCCCGCGACATGACGGCGACGATCCTCTTCGATGCCAGCCATTCCTGGGAGGAGCGCATCCTTTCGGAACAATTCCGCTATTGACCGATTGTTTCCCGGGAAGAGGTCGCAAGGGCGCTGGCCGGTAAACTGCGCGTGTCGTGCCGATACTTGCTGTTGACATTGGCCGCACCACACCTTAGGCCCCGGTCACAGGTCGTGACCATCCGAAACGCGCCAACGCGCGGTTATGCGAAGAGCAGCAAAGACAACCACTACGTGTCAGACTTACAAGAAACTGAACAGGAAGCCGTAACGTTCGCCGAACTCGGCTTGTCGGCCAAGGTCCTGGCCGCCGTCACCGATGCCGGCTACACCACGCCGACCCCCATCCAGGCCGGCGCCATTCCCCATGCCCTCCAGGGCAAGGACGTGCTCGGCATCGCCCAGACGGGAACGGGCAAGACAGCCTCGTTCGTCCTGCCGATGCTCACCAGGCTGGAGCGGGGCCGCGCTCGCGCGCGCATGCCCCGCACGCTGATCCTGGAGCCGACGCGCGAGCTCGCCGCCCAGGTGGAGGAGAATTTCGTCAAATACGGCAAGAACCACCGCCTGAACATCGCGCTTCTGATCGGCGGCGTTTCCTTCGACGAGCAGGAGAAGAAGCTGGAGCGCGGTGCGGACGTGCTGATCGCAACGCCCGGCCGCCTGCTCGACCATCACGAGCGCGGCAAGCTGCTTCTGACGGGGGTGGAGATCCTCGTCATCGACGAAGCCGACCGCATGCTCGACATGGGTTTCATTCCGGACATCGAGCGCATCTGCAAGCTCATCCCCTTCACGCGTCAGACGCTGTTCTTCTCCGCCACCATGCCGCCGGAGATCACCAAGCTCACCCAGCAGTTCCTGCAGGGGCCGGTGCGCGTCGAAGTTTCCAAACCGGCCTCGACCGCGGTCAACATCACGCAGCGCCTGGTGAAGTCCGGCTCCAAGCCCTGGGCGAAGCGTGAGAAACTGCGCGATCTGATCCGCTCCGAAGGCGACGACCTCAAGAACGCCATCATCTTCTGCAACCGGAAGACGGAAGTGGCCACCCTCTTCCGCTCGCTGGTTCGCCACGAGTTCGACGCCGGTGCGCTGCACGGCGATATGGACCAGCGCGCGCGCATGGCGATGCTGGAGAATTTCCGCAGAGGCAAGCTCAAGCTCCTCGTCGCGTCGGACGTCGCCGCGCGCGGCCTGGACATCCCGGATGTGAGTCACGTCTTCAATTTCGACGTGCCCACCCATTCGGAAGACTATGTGCACCGCATCGGCCGCACCGGCCGCGCCGGCCGGTCCGGCAAAGCTTTCACCATCGTCACCCGCGCGGACCGGAAATATATCGACGGGATCGAGAAGCTGATCGGCCAGAACATCGAATGGCTCGACGGCGATCTTTCCACCCTGTCGGCCGAGGACGAGGCGGATGAAAAGCCGCGCCGCGGCGCCCGGGGGGAACGCGGTGGAAAAAGGCGCGAACAGGGCAAGAGCCGGCGCGCGGAAGAACCCGCCGAAGAGGCCGCCCAGCCCTCCGAGAAGCCCTCCCCCAGGCGGGAAGACCGCAGGCGCGAGCGCAAGGACATGATCCGCGCCACCAATGAGGAGCAGCGCGGCCGCAGGCAGGAGAAGCCGGAGCGCGAGCCCGACACGCCGGTCGGATTCGGCGACGACATCCCCGACTTCATGAAGGTGCCGGGCAAGGTCTGATCCGGCACCTGCCGCTTTCGCGGGGACGCTCTCCTCAACCCATGCTATTTCTGCGCCCGCCGGGCTGCCTCGAAGGCTCTGCGGGCCCAAATTGCAAACTCGTCCGGATCATCGAAGGCGACATCGGGCACCGTCCAGTAGGGCATTGAAACCAGCTTGCCGTGCCGCGAGCCGACATAGGTCCACTGCCGGGAACCCGCAGCTTCAAGATCGGGCGCGCTTTCCTCATCGCCCTTCAGCATGAGTTCGCCGCGCAGATCCACCGCGATGATCAGGCCGTCGTGATAGATGCCCTTGCCGCCGAACATGCGCTTGATCACGACCGGCCCCAGGCCGGCGAAGAGGTCGTGGATGTCGTCGTCCGTCATGGCCGCACAATGGCATCTTCTTCACACCTTGTCAGGAACCGCTCCCGGACTCTGCTGACAATCGCCGCACGGCCCTCTAACCTCCCTCCCTGATGTGCAGGAGTTGCCGATGCCTATGCTCTTGAAAGGCTCGTGCCGTTGCGGCGCGGTGAAATTCTCGGTCGAAAGCCATACGCCGGCCCCCTACCAGCTCTGCTACTGCTCCATCTGCCGCAAGCAGCAGGGCGGCGGGGGCTATGCGATCAATCTTGGCGCCGATTCGTCCACCCTCACCATCGAAGGCGAAGAGCATCTCGGTCTCTATCGTG is part of the Chelativorans sp. AA-79 genome and encodes:
- a CDS encoding tyrosine-type recombinase/integrase encodes the protein MRLKLTQKTLDKNRSHAASSKKATYLWDTELAGFGAYVTATGDVSFLVQKWAGGRGGKAIRYVIGKTKNGMTLDEARTLAKTHIGDIAKGANPIDIRRQARRETRDRLNGMKVSEALDLFIPDPDSDPRKNSLPSRYKTEAKSAMKQAFEAEGLLKSAVTEIAKADIRKMLTRKSDRPAAARNLFAALRPFFRYCVEQEIITVSPMAEMSSPSPVSSRDRLLSSDEIKAFWKATGELSDTWRRFYRLLLLTGQRREEVAGIRWEEIDLDQKTWTIPAERAKNGKAHVVHLSDEAMSELPKAPEGKGTGYVLPGARGESHISGYSKMKRALDDEMKKHLADNFSPWRIHDLRRTMASGLAEMGFPTDVADRLLNHVSGSRSGIKGVYQRYEFLKERKEAIEAWAERVREIVSDKVENPEAEAA
- a CDS encoding NAD kinase; this encodes MNTSSSLALAFLSTETEDAAQAAARLSALYGQERPENADVIVALGGDGFMLQTLRETMGTGKKVYGMNRGTVGFLMNEYREEGLRERIAEAVPELIRPLEMIAVDHESTTSKALAINEVSLLRQSYQAAKLRIAIDGQVRLDELICDGIMVATPVGSTAYNLSAHGPILPLDAPLLALTPVSPFRPRRWRGALLPNRSTVEFAILEPDKRPVNAVADNTEIKSVRTVTIRESRDMTATILFDASHSWEERILSEQFRY
- a CDS encoding DEAD/DEAH box helicase; its protein translation is MSDLQETEQEAVTFAELGLSAKVLAAVTDAGYTTPTPIQAGAIPHALQGKDVLGIAQTGTGKTASFVLPMLTRLERGRARARMPRTLILEPTRELAAQVEENFVKYGKNHRLNIALLIGGVSFDEQEKKLERGADVLIATPGRLLDHHERGKLLLTGVEILVIDEADRMLDMGFIPDIERICKLIPFTRQTLFFSATMPPEITKLTQQFLQGPVRVEVSKPASTAVNITQRLVKSGSKPWAKREKLRDLIRSEGDDLKNAIIFCNRKTEVATLFRSLVRHEFDAGALHGDMDQRARMAMLENFRRGKLKLLVASDVAARGLDIPDVSHVFNFDVPTHSEDYVHRIGRTGRAGRSGKAFTIVTRADRKYIDGIEKLIGQNIEWLDGDLSTLSAEDEADEKPRRGARGERGGKRREQGKSRRAEEPAEEAAQPSEKPSPRREDRRRERKDMIRATNEEQRGRRQEKPEREPDTPVGFGDDIPDFMKVPGKV
- a CDS encoding TfoX/Sxy family protein — protein: MTDDDIHDLFAGLGPVVIKRMFGGKGIYHDGLIIAVDLRGELMLKGDEESAPDLEAAGSRQWTYVGSRHGKLVSMPYWTVPDVAFDDPDEFAIWARRAFEAARRAQK